GTGGTAGTTTGCTAGAGTGTGACGTTGTAACGATTCTGTCATACCTATGTTAGGTGAATATGCGCTCAACCTTCACCTTGCTCGTTTTTGTACTGTCCGTCGTTCTCGGATATGGACAGGGGTGGCAGAGTGGAAGGGGGCCTCTTGGTATTCCTACGGGTACGATCGTTGCTCATGACTTCAACCCGGACCTTCTCATTGTAGGGGTAGCTTATGGGAGGCCACCATACTATACACTAAATGGTGGTGAAACGTGGTCCCGCATGGAGTCCATGCCACGCAAACCAACGTCAGCCGAGGCCACAGGTTCTCCTCCAATTGAGGTTCTTTTTGAGCCTGGCACCTCTCATACCGTACTTGTTGTGATGGGCAACCTATTGTTTCGCACAACAGACTTCGGTCATACCTGGACGCAGCACAAGACCAATCCGCCAGCAGGGTTCAAGACACTTTGGATCCACCCAGTCTATCATGATCTTTGGTATGTGAATGGTGAGGACAATGCCCCTCTCACATATTCAACGAATAAGGGGCGCACGTGGTCACTGAGCCGAACTACTACCGATTCATCCTACGTTACATTCGCATCAGAGGTGTTCTTTGCTGCTTCGGATCCACTACGGTTGTACGTGCATATGTACGACGAACTTTGGGTGAGCTATTCCGGTGGGCGGTGGTTCAGCAAGGTTGCTTCGGATCGTGCTATCGATAAATTACTCGCAGTGGATCATGCAGACCCGAAGAGACTCTACGCGGGAACCTTCGATGCGATTTCGACGTCGAGTAACAGCGGCTTAACATGGAGCTCTGCACGTTTTCAGCAACCAACAACGATATCAAAGATCGTCCAAGCACGAAATGAGCAAGGTACGCTCTGGGCTATGGGTTCCAGTCTATACAGAAGTGACGATCGAGGCTTGACATGGTCGGCTGTTGAAATCCCCAGAGGAAGGACTCATAGCCTGCGCATTTCAAACGATCTACCCGTTCTGCACCTTTGGAACCGTGGATTATACATCGGCACTATGGATGGTTCGCATTGGAAGCCAATTCCGAACAACTTCAGATTTCGTTCCGTGTCCTCGCTGGTTGCCGTTAGCCCCGTTCATTGGTTAGCGGAGTCTGATACGGAGATACTACAAACAACAGACGCCGGGGAATCATGGCAGGCCATATGCGACGTTGAACTTGAGGAAGAATTACCCGTTTGGAATCTTACGTTTGATGTGTCGAGAACTGATCCACGGATCGTGATCAGAAGTACAAAAAACGGGATATCTCGGACAACTGATGCCGGCGCCACGTGGCAGAGAATGGCGGTTCCGCCTCCATACCATTTCACTTCGATCAGTATCAATCAGATGAATCATTGCGACGTTCTCGCCCTTCGAACGGGAGAACTCTTCCGTACAAAGGATTGTGGTGAGCTCTGGGAAGCGAACAATAGTATAACCGGATCAAGGATCGGGTTTCATTCGCGCAACACAAGCAATGGGAATCAGATATTATGCAGGAGCAACAACACGTTTCTCTACTCTGACGATGGAGGTACGAATTGGGTCGACCAAGGATCCTCTTCAGAAGGCCTGTATTGCCTACTAAGCGCTATGGATGTCCCGAAGTCTTACTTCATGGTTAACTACCGCGGATTTCACGTAACGACCGATGCAGGCTCTTCGTGGAGCTTGAAACAAGCCAGCCTATCAACGGCTAGGGCCTTGGCACACTCCCGTCGAGAAGCACATGAACTGTATGCAGTTAGCTCATTGGGATCACTCTATCGTGTTTCAACAGATACGTACAAGATTGACACATTGCTCGATTATGAGCGGAAACAAGAAGGTTTCCACGCACAAGGTCAACTCGTAGTGGCTGGCAGTCGGATATTGATGACAACAAGTGATGGACTCATGGAGTTCGTGTCAAACACCACGTCTCTACCTGAACAAGTAGATTACACCAACTCTCTTGAGATCGAACCACAACCGGCATCGGAAACGATCTCCATTCGCTATCCAACCATCACAAACGCAACCGTCACGTTGTATTCCGTCACCGGCAACAACGTCCTCGAACTCCATGTGGAGCCATCAGAACTTTCGAATGGCATCATATTGTCAACTTCCCATCTGACTTCGGGCACCTATGTCATGTGTATC
This region of Ignavibacteria bacterium genomic DNA includes:
- a CDS encoding T9SS type A sorting domain-containing protein, producing the protein MRSTFTLLVFVLSVVLGYGQGWQSGRGPLGIPTGTIVAHDFNPDLLIVGVAYGRPPYYTLNGGETWSRMESMPRKPTSAEATGSPPIEVLFEPGTSHTVLVVMGNLLFRTTDFGHTWTQHKTNPPAGFKTLWIHPVYHDLWYVNGEDNAPLTYSTNKGRTWSLSRTTTDSSYVTFASEVFFAASDPLRLYVHMYDELWVSYSGGRWFSKVASDRAIDKLLAVDHADPKRLYAGTFDAISTSSNSGLTWSSARFQQPTTISKIVQARNEQGTLWAMGSSLYRSDDRGLTWSAVEIPRGRTHSLRISNDLPVLHLWNRGLYIGTMDGSHWKPIPNNFRFRSVSSLVAVSPVHWLAESDTEILQTTDAGESWQAICDVELEEELPVWNLTFDVSRTDPRIVIRSTKNGISRTTDAGATWQRMAVPPPYHFTSISINQMNHCDVLALRTGELFRTKDCGELWEANNSITGSRIGFHSRNTSNGNQILCRSNNTFLYSDDGGTNWVDQGSSSEGLYCLLSAMDVPKSYFMVNYRGFHVTTDAGSSWSLKQASLSTARALAHSRREAHELYAVSSLGSLYRVSTDTYKIDTLLDYERKQEGFHAQGQLVVAGSRILMTTSDGLMEFVSNTTSLPEQVDYTNSLEIEPQPASETISIRYPTITNATVTLYSVTGNNVLELHVEPSELSNGIILSTSHLTSGTYVMCIKDGKSFASRLVMITK